The genomic DNA GACGAGGCCCGGCCGCCGTCCCCGGACACCGCCGCCCGGCAGGAGCAGGCGCCCGGGGCCGTGCGGACCGCCGGGCAGGCCCGCGCCGTCGTCGCGCAGCTGCTGGGCGGCGACGTGCACCCGGACGGCCGCGTCCTGGCCGACGTCCAGCTCGTGGTGACCGAACTCGTCGCCAACGCCCTGCGCCACGGCGGCGGCCTGACCGCCTTCGCCGCCCGCCTGGAGCCCGGCGGGGCCCGCCTGGTCGTCGACGTCGAGGACGGCGACGACCGCCATCCCGTCGCCCAGCCGTTCCACGGACGCGACCCGGCCTCCGGGGGCGGCCGCGGCTGGGCCATCGTCCAGGCCCTCACCTCGACCTGCCAGGTCCAGCCGCTGCCCGTCGGGGGCAAGCGCATCCGGGTCACCTTCGTCCTGCCGCCCGCCTCCGCCGGCTTCGGCCCGGAGAGCGCGGGTTGACGCGGGCCGGCACGGTCCGGGGCAGTCGGTCGGCCGCCGTGCGGCACCGGACCCCGCGCGGCCGGTGACCGCGACGCCGGAGGATCATGACCGACGGCGGAACAACCCGTATGGTCGTACCGACACCGCCTGCGGCCTGCCGCAGGTCGCGGCCGTCGGTTCGAACGAAGGAGTGCCGATGCACGACAACGACCCCGCCCGTCCCGGGGCGACCTCCTCACCGGTCACCGGACCCGAGGACGTGCGGCTCACCGTCGGCCTGCGTGCCGAGGACGGCGCGGTTGTCCTGTCCCCGGTGGGTGAACTCGACTACGACAGCGCCCACGTGCTCCGCGCACAGCTGGACGAGGCACTCGCCCGGGCCGCCGGACGGATCGTACTGGACTGCGGGCGCCTGTCGTTCTGCGACTCCACCGGACTCAACCTGCTGCTCGCCACGCGCCTCGAAGCCCTGAAGGCCGAGCTGTCCCTGGTCCTGGTCCGCGTGTCGGGC from Kitasatospora terrestris includes the following:
- a CDS encoding ATP-binding protein; the encoded protein is MRHDEARPPSPDTAARQEQAPGAVRTAGQARAVVAQLLGGDVHPDGRVLADVQLVVTELVANALRHGGGLTAFAARLEPGGARLVVDVEDGDDRHPVAQPFHGRDPASGGGRGWAIVQALTSTCQVQPLPVGGKRIRVTFVLPPASAGFGPESAG
- a CDS encoding STAS domain-containing protein; protein product: MHDNDPARPGATSSPVTGPEDVRLTVGLRAEDGAVVLSPVGELDYDSAHVLRAQLDEALARAAGRIVLDCGRLSFCDSTGLNLLLATRLEALKAELSLVLVRVSGPVARLLELTGTDAVFDIRPDLAPTATG